GGAGGCCGAAGCCTTCCTCCTCCGAGGGGAGGACGACCAGCGCCGCGCGCCGGTACACCGCCGAGAGCACGCGCCGCTCCACGAAGGGAAGGACCTCGATGGCGTCCGCCACGCCGAGCTGATCGGCGAGCCGCGCCTGCTCGGCGCTGAACGGGCCGCCCACGCGCACCAGCCAGGCGTCCGGCAGCTCGCGCCGCACTCCGGCGAAGATCCGCAGCAGGAGGTCGATCCGCTTGCGGCCGTAGGTTCCGCCCACGTGCAGCAGGCAGGGGGCGCCCGCGGGGATCCGCCCCAGCAGGCGCGCCGCCTCCGCGTCGGCCTCCGGGTCCGCCTCGGGGGTGCAGGCGGGGTGGACGCCCAGGTGCGCGACGGTCGCGCGCTCGGGGTCCACGAGCCCGTGCGCCAGCGCCTCGTCGCGCACGGCGCCGGTGTCGAACACGACCCGCGCCGCCCGCGCGACGCCCCGCAGGATGTGCCGGGTCATCATGCGGAACGGCGTGGAGCGTGGATGCCCCTCCGGCGCCAGGAGGCACTGGAAGGTGTGCAGGTCGTGGCAGGTGACCACGGTCCGCTCCGCCGGGAGGTGGTGGACGAGCTGACCGTACGAGTGGTCCACCAGGTGGAACAGGTCGAAGTCGCCCTGCGACCTGCGCAGCAGGCGCGGGTAGTCCCAGAAGCGGTTGAGCACCCGGTCGGCGTTCACCCGGAAGCGCCCCTCCTCCGCTCCACCGTTCAGGTGCGCGCTCCCGTTGGAGGCCGCGGTGAAGCGCCTCCGGAGCGGCGGCCGCACGCGGCGAGCCGCCACGCTCTCCGGGTGGTCGCGCTCGAGCGACCCGAGGAGCATCTCCGCCACCAGGTCCATGCTCGGCCACCCCTCCTCCAGGAGGTCGCAGACCAGGGCGAGGCGGGGCGTGCGCGCGGGAGGGATCATCCTCTGCCCCGTCCTCAGGCGGCGGCCCTGCCGCCGATGAGCACCTGACTGCAGGGGAAGGCGTTCGCGGCGAACCCCGGGAGCATGCTCAGGAAGGCGTAGTAGAGCGAAGATCGCTCCGAGTGGCGGTACAGGTAGCTCCGGTAGTTGTGCCGCCGGAACGTGAGCCCCGCTTCCGTGAAGAAGCGCCGGTACTCGCCCACGGAGTAGTACTGCTCCTTCACCGTCTCGCGCCGCACGTGGAAGTCGTAGAGCGGCTTCAGGTAGCCGGGGCAGGAGGGCTCGAATAGCATGTACACCTGTCCACCGGGCTTCAGGATGCGGGCGACCTCCCGCACCGCCGCCGCCGGGTCCTGCGTGTGGTGGAAGCTGGCGAAGAAGAGGACCCGGTCGAAGCTGGCGTCCGGGAAGGGGGTGTCCTCGGCGCCGGTGACCCACTTCTCGTCGAGGCGCGTGCCGAAGAAGTCCTCGTACTGGCGGCTCTTGCGCACCGCCTCGATCGACACGTCCGAGTACACGACGCGCAGCTCCGGGCGCTTCTTCTTGAGGTAGGCGCTCAGGTAGCCGTAGCCCCCGCCCAGCTCCAGGACCGAGCCCTCGAAGGTGAGGCCGAAGCGCGCGACCATGTGGTCGAAGGTGTAGAGCGCCAGCGCCCGCCCGGCATAGAAGAGGGAGCGGTACAGGTCGGCGGAGGCGTTCTCGTCCGCGGAGGTGCGGAAGAAGTCGTCCTCCGCACGCTGCTCCTCGTTGGGGTCGCGCAGGTGGATGCGGATCTCTTCTTCGGCGAGCCGGTCGGCGACGGTCATCGTGTGGTCGGTCACGGGGCCTGTTCTCCTGGACGCGTCAGCGTCCGGCCAGCGCGGAGCGGTGGACGAGGAAGCGCGTCTCGCACCCGTCCGCTCCGAAGTCGGGGACGCCCTCCTGGTCCACGAACCCGGCGCGCACCAAGGTATCATGGAGCGCGCGCGGAGAGCTACCCTGCTGGCGGAGCCAGTGGTCGTTGAACTCGCAGAGGACGGCCCGCACCCGCCCCGTCTCCAGCGCGCCGGCCGCTCCCTCCAGCACGTGGGCCTCGTGCCCTTCCACGTCCAGCTTGATCAGGTCGACGCTCCGCACGCCCCACTCGTCCAGGCAGTCGTCCAGGCGCCGGACGGGGACCCGGAGGGTCTCCCACGAGGAGGCGCTCATGGTCGGCGAATGGAACCCGTCCGACTCGGGCGGGAGGTACAGGTTCAGCTCCCCCTCGGTGGAGCTCAGCCCCATCCGGAAGGTGCGGACCTGCGCCAGCCGGTTCGCGGACACCGCGGCGTTCAGCCGATCGTGGGCGTAGGGGCTGGGCTCGACGGCGAACACCCGGCCGGTCTCCCCCACGCGGGAGGCGGCCAGCAGCGTGAAGTAGCCGACGTTGGCCCCCACGTCCACGAAGGTCATCCCCGGCCTGAGCCAGCGGCGCACGGCGGCGGTCTCCTGCGGCTCGAACGCCCCCAGGTAGATCCAGCGCTGGATGGCCTCCGCCAGGTCCAGGCGCACGTCGTAGCCGAAGAGCCGGGCGGTGCGCTCCCCGGTGCGCGGCGCCATTCCCGCCAGCAGCCTCAGC
This portion of the Longimicrobiaceae bacterium genome encodes:
- a CDS encoding glycosyltransferase family 1 protein, producing MIPPARTPRLALVCDLLEEGWPSMDLVAEMLLGSLERDHPESVAARRVRPPLRRRFTAASNGSAHLNGGAEEGRFRVNADRVLNRFWDYPRLLRRSQGDFDLFHLVDHSYGQLVHHLPAERTVVTCHDLHTFQCLLAPEGHPRSTPFRMMTRHILRGVARAARVVFDTGAVRDEALAHGLVDPERATVAHLGVHPACTPEADPEADAEAARLLGRIPAGAPCLLHVGGTYGRKRIDLLLRIFAGVRRELPDAWLVRVGGPFSAEQARLADQLGVADAIEVLPFVERRVLSAVYRRAALVVLPSEEEGFGLPVLEAMTCGTPVVASDLPVLKEVGGDAAEYQSVGDVAGWSDAVVDLLSERRSDPAAWEARRAAGLARAERFTWREYAGKMVSVYQGVLEQ
- a CDS encoding methyltransferase domain-containing protein, with product MTDHTMTVADRLAEEEIRIHLRDPNEEQRAEDDFFRTSADENASADLYRSLFYAGRALALYTFDHMVARFGLTFEGSVLELGGGYGYLSAYLKKKRPELRVVYSDVSIEAVRKSRQYEDFFGTRLDEKWVTGAEDTPFPDASFDRVLFFASFHHTQDPAAAVREVARILKPGGQVYMLFEPSCPGYLKPLYDFHVRRETVKEQYYSVGEYRRFFTEAGLTFRRHNYRSYLYRHSERSSLYYAFLSMLPGFAANAFPCSQVLIGGRAAA
- a CDS encoding FkbM family methyltransferase, coding for MLREALIDTLRPYHFRGKLRLLAGMAPRTGERTARLFGYDVRLDLAEAIQRWIYLGAFEPQETAAVRRWLRPGMTFVDVGANVGYFTLLAASRVGETGRVFAVEPSPYAHDRLNAAVSANRLAQVRTFRMGLSSTEGELNLYLPPESDGFHSPTMSASSWETLRVPVRRLDDCLDEWGVRSVDLIKLDVEGHEAHVLEGAAGALETGRVRAVLCEFNDHWLRQQGSSPRALHDTLVRAGFVDQEGVPDFGADGCETRFLVHRSALAGR